In Xiphophorus couchianus chromosome 8, X_couchianus-1.0, whole genome shotgun sequence, the following proteins share a genomic window:
- the rad1 gene encoding cell cycle checkpoint protein RAD1 isoform X2 produces MPLSTQSQSQDEQYVLVANLDNARNLSNILKAITCKDHAIFTATANGLKVTVEDCKCMQANAFIQADIFQEFTLKEDMVIFQVNLTVLLDCLNIFGGSTAAASTALRMCYMGYGHPLTLFLEEGGVVTVCKINTQEPEEPIDFEFSSSNVTNKVILQSESLKEAFSELDMTSEVLQITMSPSQPYFRLSTFGNSGNAHYDYSKDSDMMELFQCSTTQTNRYKMSLLKPSTKALAISCKVSVRTDSRGLLSLQYLVRNDDGQICFVEYFCCPDEEVEEE; encoded by the exons ATGCCTCTGTCCACGCAATCTCAAAGTCAAGATGAACAGTATGTTCTGGTAGCCAACTTGGATAACGCTCGCAATCTCTCCAATATCCTGAAAGCCATCACCTGCAAGGACCACGCCATCTTCACAGCAACAGCAAACGGCCTGAAGGTCACAGTGGAGGACTGCAAATGTATGCAAGCCAATGCCTTTATtcag GCAGATATCTTTCAAGAGTTCACATTAAAAGAAGATATGGTTATTTTTCAAGTTAATCTTACTGTTCTGCTCGACTGCCTGAATATCTTTGGAGGAAGCACAGCAGCAG CATCAACGGCTCTGCGAATGTGCTACATGGGGTATGGTCATCCTCTGACATTGTTCCTGGAGGAGGGTGGTGTAGTGACCGTCTGCAAAATTAACACACAAGAACCAGAAGAACCAATTGATTTTGAGTTCTCCAGCTCCAATGTCACAAACAAG GTCATTCTTCAGTCAGAGAGTCTAAAGGAAGCCTTTTCTGAACTGGACATGACCAGCGAGGTGCTGCAGATCACCATGTCCCCCAGCCAGCCGTACTTCAG GTTGTCCACATTTGGAAACTCTGGAAATGCTCATTATGATTACTCCAAGGATTCAGATATGATGGAGCTTTTTCAATGCAGCACGACACAAACCAACAG ATACAAGATGTCCTTACTAAAGCCGTCCACCAAAGCCTTGGCTATATCCTGTAAAGTCTCAGTGAGGACAGACAGCAGGGGCCTTCTTTCTTTGCAGTACCTGGTCAGGAATGACGATGGTCAGATCTGCTTTGTGGAATATTTCTGTTGTCCAGATGAAGAGGTAGAGGAGGAGTAA
- the bxdc2 gene encoding LOW QUALITY PROTEIN: ribosome biogenesis protein BRX1 homolog (The sequence of the model RefSeq protein was modified relative to this genomic sequence to represent the inferred CDS: substituted 1 base at 1 genomic stop codon) — protein sequence MPYKCELTVGDSRNICVFASPMSWTSQLVAVLLRYDVCQPPFTXSRRRRRRRRRRRSCTSMAASKRKRGGDGTSDKKGKKGKFVADKGETQPETEQETKNEVTVPAPVSMGKWTNKERVLIFSSRGINFRTRHLMQDLRTMMPHSKADTKMDRKDKLFVVNEVCEIKNCNKCLFFEAKKKQDLYMWISNCPHGPSAKFLVQNIHTLAELKMTGNCLKGSRPLLSFDPKFDKEPQYALLKELFIQTFSTPHYHPKSQPFVDHVYTFSIADNRIWFRNYQIIEEDASLVEIGPRFVLNLIKIFQGSFGGPTLYENPNFRSPNLHRREIRLAAAAKVREKQMVKEIQKIKRKDAKEVVDNDVTADVFVTPDERKPVHIQTEPPAPKVVKKNKHKAFKRERMQRGRR from the exons ATGCCTTACAAGTGTGAACTGACTGTCGGAGATTCACGCAATATTTGCGTTTTTGCAAGTCCCATGTCTTGGACAAGCCAGTTGGTGGCGGTACTGCTCCGTTACGATGTTTGTCAACCACCATTTACataaagtagaagaagaagaagaagaagaagaagaagacggtCTTGTACAAGCATGGCTGCGTCCAAAAGAAAACGTGGAGGAGATGGAACCTCGgacaaaaaggggaaaaagggtAAATTTGTTGCAGATAAAGGCGAAACTCAGCCTGAAACTGAGCAGGAGACAAAAAATGAAGTTACTGTCCCAGCTCCGGTTTCTATG GGCAAATGGACCAACAAGGAAAGAGTTCTTATCTTCTCTTCAAGAGGAATCAACTTCAGAACCAGACACCTGATGCAAGACCTGAGGACCATGATGCCTCACTCAAAAGCAG ATACCAAAATGGACAGGAAGGACAAGCTGTTTGTTGTTAATGAG GTGTGTGAAATCAAAAATTGCAACAAGTGCCTCTTTTTCGAGGCAAAGAAGAAGCAGGACCTCTACATGTG gaTCTCCAACTGCCCGCATGGACCTTCTGCAAAGTTTCTGGTTCAGAACA TTCATACGTTGGCTGAGCTCAAAATGACAGGAAACTGCCTGAAAGGATCAAGACCACTGCTCTCGTTTGATCCA AAATTTGACAAAGAGCCCCAGTATGCTTTACTGAAGGAACTCTTcatccag ACATTTTCCACGCCTCACTATCATCCTAAGAGTCAGCCTTTTGTGGACCACGTCTACACTTTCTCCATCGCAGACAACAGAATATGGTTTAGAAACTACCAG ATAATTGAAGAGGACGCCTCTCTGGTGGAGATCGGCCCACGATTTGTTCTAAATCTCATAAAGATCTTCCAGGGAAGCTTTGGAGGGCCCACGCTGTATGAAAATCCCAACTTCCGATCTCCAAACTTg CACAGACGGGAGATCCGCCTGGCAGCCGCAGCCAAAGTGCGAGAGAAGCAGATGGTGAAAGAGATTcagaaaataaagaggaaagaTGCGAAGGAGGTGGTCGACAACGATGTGACGGCTGACGTCTTTGTTACACCAGATGAACGGAAACCTGTTCACATTCAGACGGAGCCACCTGCGCCAAAAGTAGTGaagaagaacaaacacaaagctttcAAGAGGGAGCGGATGCAGCGGGGACGCAGATGA
- the c21h18orf32 gene encoding UPF0729 protein C18orf32 homolog — protein sequence MVCIPCIVIPVLLWVYKRFLEPIIYPVISPFIQAFWNKKAVTDTNTDQKGSENSNGTYKPQSNGEVTANGATIAADKKTD from the exons ATGGTGTGCATTCCCTGCATTGTGATTCCTGTCCTGTTGTGGGTCTATAAGAGGTTCCTTGAACCCATCATCTACCCTGTTATTTCACCCTTCATTCAAGCGTTCTGGAACAAAAAAGCTGTAACAGACACAAACACTGATCAGAAAGGCAGTGAAAATAGCAATGGGACTTACAAG CCCCAAAGCAACGGTGAGGTGACTGCGAATGGCGCTACTATAGCAGCTGATAAGAAGACAGACTGA
- the rad1 gene encoding cell cycle checkpoint protein RAD1 isoform X1 yields the protein MPLSTQSQSQDEQYVLVANLDNARNLSNILKAITCKDHAIFTATANGLKVTVEDCKCMQANAFIQADIFQEFTLKEDMVIFQVNLTVLLDCLNIFGGSTAAGASTALRMCYMGYGHPLTLFLEEGGVVTVCKINTQEPEEPIDFEFSSSNVTNKVILQSESLKEAFSELDMTSEVLQITMSPSQPYFRLSTFGNSGNAHYDYSKDSDMMELFQCSTTQTNRYKMSLLKPSTKALAISCKVSVRTDSRGLLSLQYLVRNDDGQICFVEYFCCPDEEVEEE from the exons ATGCCTCTGTCCACGCAATCTCAAAGTCAAGATGAACAGTATGTTCTGGTAGCCAACTTGGATAACGCTCGCAATCTCTCCAATATCCTGAAAGCCATCACCTGCAAGGACCACGCCATCTTCACAGCAACAGCAAACGGCCTGAAGGTCACAGTGGAGGACTGCAAATGTATGCAAGCCAATGCCTTTATtcag GCAGATATCTTTCAAGAGTTCACATTAAAAGAAGATATGGTTATTTTTCAAGTTAATCTTACTGTTCTGCTCGACTGCCTGAATATCTTTGGAGGAAGCACAGCAGCAG GAGCATCAACGGCTCTGCGAATGTGCTACATGGGGTATGGTCATCCTCTGACATTGTTCCTGGAGGAGGGTGGTGTAGTGACCGTCTGCAAAATTAACACACAAGAACCAGAAGAACCAATTGATTTTGAGTTCTCCAGCTCCAATGTCACAAACAAG GTCATTCTTCAGTCAGAGAGTCTAAAGGAAGCCTTTTCTGAACTGGACATGACCAGCGAGGTGCTGCAGATCACCATGTCCCCCAGCCAGCCGTACTTCAG GTTGTCCACATTTGGAAACTCTGGAAATGCTCATTATGATTACTCCAAGGATTCAGATATGATGGAGCTTTTTCAATGCAGCACGACACAAACCAACAG ATACAAGATGTCCTTACTAAAGCCGTCCACCAAAGCCTTGGCTATATCCTGTAAAGTCTCAGTGAGGACAGACAGCAGGGGCCTTCTTTCTTTGCAGTACCTGGTCAGGAATGACGATGGTCAGATCTGCTTTGTGGAATATTTCTGTTGTCCAGATGAAGAGGTAGAGGAGGAGTAA